In Vigna unguiculata cultivar IT97K-499-35 chromosome 3, ASM411807v1, whole genome shotgun sequence, a single genomic region encodes these proteins:
- the LOC114177582 gene encoding uncharacterized protein LOC114177582, producing MGSELLHNNNNGNDTIKFLCSYGGKILPRRTDGILRYYGGHTRVLAFHPSTSFSELMTKINELCGSPATLRCPLPNGDLDTLVSVKNDEDLANIIEEYDRASSSLPHRLKIRAILLPMDKSSPSPSSSSSASHTPPGSPHTSASSPSCSETHRFGCWNCSATATAYSRWPRNGAVKFGSPHSSPCSLPCYAVQRFGCRNCSSGAYPTSVRIGAAKFGSPQSSGGSPPYSVAHRFGCQDCSLISYPIGVCNAAAKGC from the exons ATGGGATCTGAACTCCTGCATAACAATAACAACGGTAATGATACTATTAAGTTCCTCTGTAGCTACGGCGGCAAGATCCTTCCTCGCCGTACCGACGGCATCCTCCGATACTACGGCGGCCACACCAGAGTCCTCGCTTTCCATCCTTCCACTTCATTCTCAG AGTTAATGACAAAGATTAACGAGCTGTGCGGTTCGCCGGCTACACTCCGGTGTCCACTGCCAAACGGGGACTTGGACACCTTGGTTTCTGTAAAAAACGACGAAGATTTGGCGAATATAATCGAGGAATACGATCGAGCTTCTTCATCCTTACCTCATCGGTTGAAGATCAGAGCCATTCTTTTGCCGATGGACAAATCCTCTCCTTCTCCATCTTCTTCGTCCAGCGCCTCTCACACTCCGCCTGGTTCGCCTCACACTTCCGCCAGTTCCCCGTCGTGTTCTGAGACTCACCGGTTCGGCTGCTGGAACTGCTCAGCAACAGCAACTGCGTATTCTAGATGGCCCCGTAACGGAGCGGTAAAATTCGGCTCACCTCACTCCTCTCCCTGTTCCCTGCCGTGCTACGCGGTGCAGCGGTTCGGTTGCAGGAATTGTTCCTCGGGTGCTTATCCTACCAGCGTCCGTATTGGAGCGGCGAAATTCGGTTCTCCTCAATCCTCCGGCGGCTCCCCGCCGTATTCCGTGGCCCACCGGTTCGGCTGCCAGGATTGCTCGCTAATTTCGTATCCAATTGGCGTCTGTAACGCGGCAGCAAAAGGATGTTAG